In a genomic window of Trichoderma atroviride chromosome 4, complete sequence:
- a CDS encoding uncharacterized protein (EggNog:ENOG41~TransMembrane:1 (o960-978i)), producing the protein MTSSKSFRATLLPSSFSRSSIRSHSHNGSSDSKATSDSDSSRRKTPPEPLAPAVKPADGPHKSLEPVVERRDDAERPPSRRNQKSKPWSTRISSLIPSLTLQTDHRPMSIQRKPVGAFLPPNEPPPPPPPPPPSTSFDAPLFEDPRLPEPLKSPYMAAPIGAPPPPPSGPPPGPPPPPPQQPLYSVAESTSPSSAAGDSSTVFESAQSDTSSLPYPQHSPPQPPQSKVYPAPDPETPAMSSQISLLVMQQSDIISPVDYRIPPPHINDPIPPSPSVYSAPDTPQVDNDVPVPLLPALGGFDFETQLQANPVIMDPIPPSPEPARTTFTIAEALEENVAANPGLVDDSQASVGLGVTSGESAESSIARQRSMSYSERKDSLPPLQVLKTRSTAPLPEPRGRSVSARVNSTVMEGSRMSMSMSTTNLRPISTINQSPTRRKLRRSWMPGRSRSSSMDANHANKMAAWVMSDGNKAEYNTAFLTNGEKVPELWNENGAVLVYLYPKSSGRGPSFKVPEFCVSSSFIFNELIRSDLESSGTRTRASSFTGRNSLSNDDASRVSSPTSFPVDPSGDFLHLYLPPAPSNASSSQLAVPATDNSGSELDRLIAIRNVFAFLTGQPLVGTPRRPTNFHAFLQISDLLQEFCFSSPDGYTFGSAVDLSFGFYSESLGFGDCRASREQTLEALILGERMRCLELYNEAFVHAAGKYSSIMDLRLPLFQEISPTTRQRLEKAHFDLENRYQNVKEQLEQFEFPSLFAGLANSSSIPELRQVRFKIWRNSFNKMRHFVLSYYKSAFGSWPPKASSKKNPFVESGLNRIVLKTLYSDHCALYDLLVDRNSLTTRVIDEVPTVSKEADEMITSAIRVLESEFDRSRPPVLPPVPFDLPLIPSMTAILETYNNLSPREQARFDKKVKEPEMLLVLNGAYNYDTAGIQLPFLDYFKEFEAREAKGKTAQDLIDQRIGYFLFLYVILQSLPMLVVDAPDLKYAEGVEYFLCQPPMGNPPWVDDKGVRRMWYEVAGGGYVELSADAVMFSVEAIYHRSHCWLAAKIWEEMGNSATPPLEDTALAPLEPPRPMFQDADPGFNNGSSGLSGQSTPTSIPGSPQLRPRPRNQSPASRRISTAGNRSSIMMGLEPVPLEPPPNLFGVHQRSSSLGPRPPSSHISNRSSSVGNLVGMNSRMSRPSSPARPAAATSGTTFDDILGEANKKKAPKKKGRFF; encoded by the exons ATGACTTCGAGTAAGTCCTTTCGAGCCACCcttctgccttcttctttttctcgttcCTCGATCCGATCCCATTCGCACAATGGCTCCTCCGATTCGAAAGCGACGTCCGACTCCGACAGCTCTCGCCGCAAGACGCCACCCGAGCCTCTAGCTCCAGCTGTGAAGCCCGCTGACGGGCCACACAAGAGCTTGGAGCCCGTGGTCGAGAGGAGAGACGACGCCGAACGACCTCCATCTAGACGGAACCAGAAATCGAAGCCATGGAGCACTCGGATCTCATCCTTGATCCCGTCGCTTACACTGCAGACAGACCACCGTCCGATGTCTATCCAGCGGAAGCCTGTTGGTGCCTTCCTGCCTCCAAATGAGCCACCTccacctccgccgccgccgccgccttctACCTCTTTCGATGCTCCTCTTTTCGAAGATCCTCGTCTTCCCGAACCTCTCAAATCTCCGTATATGGCTGCTCCCATCGGTGctcctccccctccaccATCCGGGCCACCACCTGggccaccaccgcctcctcctcagcaacCATTATACTCGGTAGCAGAATCAACAAGCCCCTCCAGCGCGGCCGGCGATAGTTCGACTGTTTTTGAATCGGCACAATCCGATACATCATCCTTGCCATACCCGCAACACAGCCCTCCGCAACCTCCACAGTCAAAAGTGTATCCCGCTCCGGATCCAGAGACACCGGCAATGTCATCCCAGATATCGCTGCTGGTTATGCAACAGTCCGATATCATCAGCCCTGTAGACTACAGGATCCCGCCTCCGCATATTAATGATCCGATCccgccttctccttctgtGTATTCTGCACCAGACACCCCACAAGTCGACAATGATGTGCCAGTACCATTACTCCCTGCGCTGGGCGGTTTCGACTTTGAGACTCAGCTTCAAGCTAACCCAGTGATTATGGATCCTATCCCACCCTCACCCGAGCCGGCGAGGACAACCTTTACCATTGCAGAAGCACTGGAGGAAAACGTTGCTGCCAACCCTGGCCTAGTCGATGACAGCCAGGCCTCTGTTGGACTCGGCGTTACATCAGGTGAAAGCGCCGAGAGCAGTATAGCTAGGCAGCGAAGCATGTCTTATTCAGAGCGAAAGGACTCTCTTCCACCTTTGCAGGTGCTGAAAACTCGATCAACGGCTCCTTTGCCGGAGCCTAGGGGACGAAGTGTCTCTGCACGTGTCAACTCGACGGTTATGGAGGGCTCAAGgatgtccatgtccatgtcgaCCACCAATCTACGACCTATTTCCACCATTAATCAGAGTCCAACCAGGCGAAAGTTGCGCCGAAGTTGGATGCCAGGTCGATCTCGCTCCAGCTCGATGGATGCTAACCATGCCAACAAAATGGCTGCTTGGGTCATGTCGGATGGTAACAAAGCGGAATACAACACGGCTTTCCTCACAAATGGAGAAAAG GTCCCTGAACTTTGGAATGAGAATGGCGCAGTACTTGTCTACTTGTACCCCAAGTCTAGTGGACGCGGGCCGTCCTTCAAAGTACCGGAGTTTTGCGTCAGctcctccttcatcttcaacgaACTCATCCGATCAGACCTGGAGTCCTCGGGCACAAGAACCAGGGCCAGTAGCTTTACAGGCAGAAACAGCCTCAGTAACGATGACGCTTCACGGGTATCATCTCCGACATCGTTCCCAGTCGACCCATCTGGGGACTTCCTTCACCTATACCTTCCTCCTGCACCATCAAATGCTTCATCGAGCCAGCTCGCGGTGCCTGCCACCGACAATTCAGGATCGGAGCTGGATCGTCTGATTGCGATTCGGAATGTGTTTGCTTTCCTTACAGGCCAGCCTCTTGTGGGAACTCCGAGACGACCTACAAACTTCCACGCCTTCCTCCAAATCTCAGATCTCCTGCAAGAATTTTGTTTCTCAAGCCCTGATGGATATACCTTTGGAAGCGCGGTTGATTTGAGCTTCGGCTTTTACTCAGAGtctcttggctttggagATTGCCGCGCGAGCCGCGAACAAACACTGGAAGCTCTGATTCTGGGCGAGCGCATGCGGTGCCTGGAGCTCTACAACGAGGCTTTTGTACATGCTGCAGGGAAATACTCTTCCATTATGGATCTGCGCCTACCCTTGTTTCAAGAAATCTCACCTACCACACGGCAGCGATTGGAAAAGGCTCATTTCGACCTTGAAAATCGCTATCAGAACGTGAAAGAACAGCTTGAGCAGTTCGAATTCCCCTCACTGTTTGCCGGTCTCGCAAATTCGTCTTCTATCCCTGAGCTGAGGCAAGTTCGATTCAAGATTTGGCGAAACTCATTCAACAAGATGAGGCATTTTGTCTTGAGCTACTACAAATCTGCATTTGGTAGCTGGCCCCCCAAAGctagcagcaagaagaatcCTTTCGTGGAGAGCGGCTTGAATCGCATTGTGCTGAAGACGTTGTACTCAGACCACTGTGCCCTCTACGACTTGCTCGTAGATCGAAACAGCCTTACCACAAGAGTTATCGATGAGGTGCCCACAGTTTCCAAAGAGGCTGATGAGATGATTACATCGGCCATCCGTGTTCTCGAGTCTGAGTTTGATCGTTCCAGACCTCCCGTTCTGCCCCCTGTTCCCTTTGATCTCCCTCTGATTCCGTCAATGACGGCCATTCTTGAGACATACAACAATCTTTCTCCTAGAGAACAGGCTAGGTTTGACAAGAAAGTCAAGGAGCCCGAAATGTTGCTAGTGTTGAATGGCGCTTACAACTATGACACTGCTGGCATTCAACTTCCGTTCTTGGACTACTTCAAAGAGTTTGAGGCTCGAGAAGCCAAGGGAAAGACGGCTCAAGATCTCATTGATCAAAGAATTGGTTATTTCCTCTTCCTATACGTCATTCTTCAGTCACTGCCCATGTTGGTTGTGGATGCTCCCGACCTCAAATATGCTGAAGGCGTTGAGTATTTCTTGTGCCAGCCTCCTATGGGTAACCCGCCGTGGGTTGATGACAAGGGAGTCCGAAGAATGTGGTACGAAGTTGCGGGCGGTGGCTATGTCGAGCTTTCCGCAGATGCCGTCATGTTCAGCGTGGAGGCCATTTACCATCGAAGCCACTGTTGGCTGGCCGCCAAGATTTGGGAGGAAATGGGTAATTCGGCAACTCCGCCTCTTGAAGATACAGCTTTGGCACCTCTTGAGCCTCCTCGGCCCATGTTCCAGGATGCTGACCCCGGCTTCAACAACGGCTCAAGTGGTCTCTCCGGCCAAAGCACCCCAACGTCAATCCCAGGATCACCCCAGCTCCGGCCTCGACCGCGTAACCAGTCCCCGGCTAGCCGTCGTATCAGCACTGCTGGGAACCGCTCGAGTATTATGATGGGCTTGGAGCCTGTTCCCCtcgagccgccgccaaatCTTTTTGGCGTCCACCAGCGAAGCAGCTCGCTAGGCCCACGACCGCCCAGCAGCCATATCTCCAACCGGTCTTCCTCTGTCGGCAATCTCGTCGGTATGAATTCACGGATGTCAAGACCGAGCTCTCCGGCCAGACCCGCTGCAGCGACGTCCGGAACCACTTTTGATGATATTTTGGGAGAAgcaaataagaaaaaggctCCCAAAAAGAAGGGTAGATTCTTCTAA
- a CDS encoding uncharacterized protein (EggNog:ENOG41), translating to MTFPRDMDRMELENSRLSPSPELEDLFNQFFDWQAYSGDANPSSPHPHHHHHHRKQSLSRIITDIPSFIENFPLDPNRPYFDMPPSYSSDDGLTSEYSPGQTPPELVQGGSSSPSDHSGSPPFLEPLDDGHYHQEASLREIQAQDDEWTYPQTDPSKGMVQGYPHHIQVLDDRHRRPVDPSAKLKRRRSGNDLDKRQRQLADPGQTADVRKSGACLPCRMSKTRCHDSGVCPMCRKAFPDHSHMACTRATPSTFWPVMGKIPDVWSTNPEEEEQLCSGPRFYTGKPREISVFFTPDPSFPALRATVQAYRSQGGSEENGSLSKADFPRDCVPSHELLQRWVEDQIQTEQRSDFQYAAQSFVLAYSEQGWGLPKHDLVRKVHRMNCFFRILKARSFWCLDPTNKLTTLPLSVQAQLRNIARRAIYSLEHDILKEMDETIAQQGVPQPQERIAIWASMWQLILMYRDLLQGFKAHIGRLATSKSESPQSIAMHGQVYKRLAESFYPLLVVYYHYQFRTKKSLELSLDWLKTPKYPAAACHSRAIHEAAQYLLDSRKEHYQKLQSSKSEIDQLLCVLVVNHELKKMNARKRAPKAKSSKHADDDCEDDN from the exons ATGACTTTCCCTCGGGACATGGACCGGATGGAACTTGAAAACTCCCGTCTCTCCCCTTCCCCGGAGCTAGAGGATCTCTTCAACCAGTTCTTCGACTGGCAAGCCTATTCCGGGGACGCTAATCCCTCGTCCccccatccccatcaccatcaccatcaccgcaAGCAATCCCTTAGCAGGATCATCACCGATATCCCTTCCTTTATAGAAAACTTCCCTCTTGATCCCAACAGGCCCTACTTCGACATGCCGCCTTCGTACTCTTCGGATGATGGCCTCACGTCCGAGTACTCCCCCGGCCAGACTCCCCCGGAGCTGGTCCAGGGTGGAAGCTCGTCGCCTTCAGACCACTCGGGATCGCCACCCTTCCTGGAGCCACTAGACGATGGCCACTACCACCAAGAGGCTTCCCTTAGAGAGATCCAGGCCCAAGACGATGAGTGGACCTACCCGCAGACCGACCCTTCCAAGGGCATGGTCCAGGGTTACCCCCATCACATCCAAGTCCTAGACGATAGGCATAGAAGGCCAGTCGACCCGTCCGCAAAGCTGAAGCGGCGACGATCCGGCAACGATCTAGACAAGAGGCAACGGCAGCTGGCAGACCCCGGCCAGACGGCAGACGTCCGCAAGAGTGGAGCCTGCCTCCCATGCCGCATGTCTAAGACCCGA tGCCACGATAGTGGAGTCTGCCCAATGTGCAGGAAAGCGTTCCCAGACCATTCTCACATGGCCTGCACGCGCGCCACACCATCCACGTTTTGGCCCGTAATGGGCAAGATCCCCG ATGTTTGGTCCACCAATcccgaagaagaggagcaacTTTGCTCCGGCCCACGGTTTTACACCGGAAAGCCCAGAGAGATCTCAGTCTTTTTCACCCCAGACCCCAGCTTCCCAGCCCTGCGCGCCACGGTTCAGGCTTACCGGTCGCAGGGGGGCTCTGAGGAGAATGGCAGCCTGTCAAAGGCTGACTTCCCTCGAGACTGTGTCCCAAGCCACGAgctgctgcaaagatggGTCGAAGACCAGATCCAAACGGAGCAGAGGTCAGACTTCCAATATGCAGCCCAGAGCTTCGTGCTTGCATACTCGGAACAAGGTTGGGGACTTCCCAAG CATGATCTTGTCAGAAAAGTCCACAGAATGAACTGCTTCTTCCGCATTTTGAAAGCTAGATCATTCTGGTGCCTGGACCCAACCAACAAGCTCACCACGCTACCCTTGTCTGTCCAGGCTCAGCTGAGAAACATTGCCCGACGGGCCATATACTCACTTGAGCATGACATTCTCAAAGAGATGGACGAGACCATCGCGCAGCAAGGCGTCCCACAGCCCCAGGAGAGGATTGCCATCTGGGCAAGCATGTGGCAGCTCATTCTCATGTACCGAGATCTTTTGCAGGGCTTCAAGGCCCATATCGGCCGCCTTGCGACTAGCAAGAGCGAGTCGCCTCAGAGTA TTGCCATGCATGGACAAGTCTATAAGCGCCTCGCGGAAAGCTTTTACCCGCTCTTGGTGGTGTATTACCACTACCAATTCCGCACAAAGAAGAGCCTGGAGCTGTCGCTGGACTGGCTCAAGACTCCCAAATACCCCGCAGCAGCATGCCACAGCAGAGCAATCCACGAGGCTGCTCAGTACCTTCTCGACTCTCGCAAAGAGCACT ATCAGAAACTGCAGTCTTCCAAGAGCGAGATTGATCAGCTTCTATGCGTCTTGGTGGTGAACcacgagctgaagaagatgaacgcTAGAAAGCGTGCGCCAAAGGCCAAATCATCAAAACACGCAGATGATGATTGTGAAGATGATAATTAG